The Oncorhynchus nerka isolate Pitt River linkage group LG13, Oner_Uvic_2.0, whole genome shotgun sequence sequence AAGATTGTTATGGTGTGCAGGTTGGATGGACAGGACTGACCCAGTATGacggaggaaaggggagaggttGGACcactgggacagacagagggacagacggacagagctACAGGTACCAACCCAGGGGGAGAGcagcgggaggaggaggaggggcagaagAGGGCTCCATGGTTAGCGTGGAGGTGACATTAAATATTCTTCCGTCTGTCCCCTGACCCTCTGGCTCTGACAGGTCCCAAGCacaggatggagggaaggaatgaAGCAAGAGACGGAGGCGAGGAATGGCATGAAAACAAAGATGACATATGCAGAGGTGAAAACAACACCGCAAGTATGAATGAAAACACCAATGATGCCAGGTTTTACAGATACTTGAATGAAAACACTTCGGATGAAAGGTAACATACGTGATGAGAATGATCTAAACAACGCAGATAGACAGAAATAACCCATGATAGAAACTATCACAAGTACAGATCTCAAGCCCCATTATCAATAGATATTCATCGATGAAACACCAAGAGAGGGGAAAGTGGAAGCGGAAGAGGTTGTCCAGAGGCGACCATGCAACCTTTCCTAAACTTACCAACACGTAAAGTACCTTTGGGTTTGGGTGGGACGGGACCTAGGAATCCAATGTTGTCATAGAAGTTATGAATTGCACTGGGATTAAAGTGGGGTCCTGCGACAAACAGGGCAGAGACATCATAAGCAAAACTGAAAGCATCAGTACGCATAGCATACAAACAtatagttgaagttggaagtttacatacaccttagccaaatacatcacaattcctgacatttaatcctggtaaaaattccctgttttaggtcagttaggatcatcacttcattttaagaatgtcagaataatagtcgagagaatgatttatttcagcttttatttattttatcacagaagtttacatacactcaattagtatttggtagcattgcctttaaattgttgaacctgggtcaaatgtttcaggtagccttccacaagcttaagttgggtgaattttgtcccattcctcctgacagagctggtgtaactgagtcaggttagtaGGCCTCCTTATTCGCactcgctttttcagttctgcccacacattttctatgggaagAGGTCAGGACTTTttgatggcaactccaataccttgactttgttgtccttaagccattttgccacaactttggaagtatgcttggggtcattgtccatttggaaggcccatttgcgaataagctttaacttcctgactgatgtcttgagatgttgcttcaatatatcaacataattttcctttatcgtgatgctatctattttgtgaagtgcaccagaccctcctgcagcaaagcacccccacaacatgatgctgccacccctgtgcttcacggttgggatggtgttcttcagtttgcaagcctcaccctttttcctccaaacataacgatggtcattatggccaaacagttctatttttgtttcatcagaccataagacatttctccaaaaagtatggtctttgtccccatgtgcagttgcaaaccgtagtctggctttttaatggcggttttggagcagtggcttcttccttgctgagcggcctttcaggttatgtcgatataggactcgattAACTCTGGaatacttttgtaccagtttcctccagcatcttcacaaggtcctttgctgttgttctgggattgatttgcattttttgcaccaaagtacattcagcTCTAGTAGACAGAacaagtctccttcctgagtggtatgacggctgcgtggtcccatggtgttaatacttgcgtactattgatgaacagatgaacgtggtaccttcaggcatttggaaattgctcccaaggatgaaccagacttgtggtggtctacaatagtttttctgaggtcttggctgatttcttttgatttgcccatgatgtcaagcaaagaggcactgtgtttgaaggtaggccttgaaatacatccacaggtacacctccaattgactcaaattacgtcaattagcctatcagacgcttctaaagccatgacatcctttctggaattttccaagctttttaaaggcacagtcatcttagtgtatgtaaacttctgacccactggaattgtgatacagtgaattataagtgaaataatctgtctgtaaagaattgtttgaaaaatgacgtgtgtcatgcacaaagtagatgtcctaaccaacttgccaaaactatagtttgttaacaagaaatgtgtggagtggttgaaaaacgtgttttaatgactccaacctaagtgtatctaaacctctgacttcaactgtacatgcaacAATCACACATATAGCAGCAACTGTGTAGGAGTCACAGACCAATAAAGCAAGAGACTGCAGTctaacacacaaagacaaataaAAAACTCAGAAAACAAAGCCATGACTCTTCACTCTTCACAAATCCATCTATTGAATAGAAGCCACCTTCAATTCTGAGCCACCTTAAATTCTCCATTCACCTGTGTGACTGTGCTAGCTGGTGTATTACTCCTGTCGGCCGTGGAGAATGGCCAGGTGGGCTATAAATCCCTTGTTACCAACCAGCAACAGGATGCAATTCAGGAAACAACTGGTAGTTAACATTACAATGGCAGCACCTTGACTGCGTGTGCCGAGGGGATGTGACCAGACCAGGCCTGGCAGAGGCAGACAGACCTACTACTGTACAGCTGAACACAGGTCATGCTTCCCCGCTCTGCTTCGCTCTGTTGTAGTCCACATTAGTTTCCCCTCTCTAGAGAGCTACCCATTATAACATACAGAAATATGACTAAACAATGAAATGTGACGACCCGGGCTATACGAAGGAGCCGATCTTAAAGCAACAAAGACAGCACGTTAAAACACCATGAACACACTGGACGTACAGCACATGcatgcacaccacacacagagagctgGTGTCACGTTCATCCCAACACCGGCAAGCACGCTGACAAAGCGCACCCCACGAAACCAAGCTGAGCTGCCTACCTCTTGTTTGAAGATCGATTTCTTTGGTTAAAAGGTCGATGTCAATCTGCAGTATCCTGTTTTTGCATCGTAACTGCTGCATTTCCTCAATCTGATAAGAGAGAAGGAAACAGGGTCATATAAACCGCCATTTACAGGCAGGCAGCAGCATGGTATGCTGATGAGGCAcagtggaggagtagagagactGAGAGCCTCGGCACATGCTGTTCGGTACAGACTCACAACACAAGCCTGTAATAAGTCAACGGAGGTGCACGGAGCCAAGTGGGCTAACAGTGTCAGGAAGAGAGTTATCTCCAGGTCTCCCTGGCCTAGTGAATACACAGAAAACACAAGAGCTACTGAGTTCAACTCCAGGCTTTAAAATTGAACCTTCCACGTCCTCTTTTCGCGGCCCTGACTAACACACAGTGATCGTTGACTCCAGAAAAATGCTGATTCAACAGAAAACTCAGAGCACCACTTGATTTGCGGTCTGATATAGTTCAATAAACCCACAGCTGCACGCTTAACGTAAACCTGACATTGGGTGAAAAAATTCAAAGGGAGGGTGTGTGTTTTTTGAATTGCCCCAAAGAATCATGGtttccgtagaaaatacattaaaaaTACACCACGCGACTCAGGAGCGTATTGTCGAGTCAAATTGCCGAAGAGCTCTACTAAGACAGTTGAATACAGCTGCTGCACAAGGAAAGGAACATTGATGTTCTCGTCGCTGTAGTATCTCTCTGCGGgagagtagtgtgtgtagtgggaGAGCAGTGTCTGTGCGGACTTACCGAGGGGATTTGGGACTGGGAGTTGGATCGTTCTAGCCGTCTCCTAGTCAGGTCGTTCTCCATCTCGTTGACCTCCTCTTTTAGCTTCTCCAGCGTCCTCTTTTTTAACTCCAGCTCATGCCACAGCCGGTCCATACGGGCCTTCTGGTGAACCAACAGGGCTACAAGATACATAGTACACATTAACCCTGTGACATGGGGACAGACTGATGGCTTATCTCTGACTGCTGAAGTACATGCTTACAGCACAGGCTTATGGTGTGTTTGAAGAACCGCAAAAGCTAGATACATTTCCCTTTTGGAAATAACGCTACGTGCAGTGAGGCTGAGTAAGAATCATACAGTAGCATAATCGTTCTTCATTTCATGGCCTATTTTAGAAAGGGCTTCTGGGGGGAGTGAACAATGATCCCGGGGAAAAACTTGCACAAAACACATCCTAAGAAGTGTTACATTGTCTTATAATGCATTCATAACATGCTATATGCTATGAGGAAATTAGCCATCCCTGCTTTAATTCATTCATTCCCTACACAGAAAGACCAAAGTAAACAACAAAcataatacccccccccccaccactcagAAGTAGGCTTTGTGTTTTTCCAGACAGACGAGGAATGCATGTAGAGGGCTGCAGTGGAAGATAAGGGGCAGAAGGCACAGCCTCAGggccggggagagagagaggagaagcccCACAGTAGTCGCAGCAGCAATAAGCGTCTAGCAAAGGCCACAGGCACCGACTCGCACGTAATCCAGTCAAAGTCCAAAAAAGGAAACGCTGCGCTCCAACACATTTGACTCACACCGCCGCAGTCCAAGGGCTGTCAGCGCAAACCCAGCATTATAGCAGCCGACTCATGCTCCAATCACACCCCTCCCCTATGCGAGTCACCTTCAACAATTCATCTGCTCCCTCAAATCAGGCTGAGATGAAGCAGGGTTTTAAGGCCAAGAGGTTTTTAATGAGACAAACGTTGACGCAATTtggctttaaaaaaaatgcaTTAGTGTCAATATTACGGAAATCAAAGTTAAAAGCAGGCATAAACGATACGCAATAGTCAAATGACTTTCTTGGCAGAATGCAGTGGAAAAGGCATTTCCTACTGGTGGACAAAAATGCATTCTATTCCTTACTGTCATGGGGGAAAGTTATTCTCAAAAGTGATGTTATGTCTCTTTGGCCACTTCACTTTTGTTGCACATGTGACTGAGGGATACCATAGTTCAACTTAAACAATTGCACAACTAACTGTATCCGGATGTGTGTTTGTGGGCGAGTGTCTATACTTCCTAGTGACAGACCGTGACTGTCGACAAAGCAAAGCAGCTAACGGCTGAGATTTCAGTAAGCCTGATCCTGTCTTACCTTGTGTGTATGCAGCGTCGTCTGAACCCATGCTGAGTCTGCGTGGCTCGCTGGGCCTCTCCCTGTATGCAGACAGAGGGTCTGAGAGATGATGGGGCTCTGGCTCTACAAAATGGTGGTCTGACGGGAGGCTGAGGAGGTTGGTGGCCTCAAAGGTAGGGGAAACGACGCCAGGGGACACTGCTGGGGGCTTGTTGGGGGACACTGTGATTTTGAAAGTGTACTTGGTGTTGGGCTGGGTGACCACCACCCTGGGCGAGGTGGCCGTGCCTGCCCCTCCCATAGACGCGCGGGACTTGGGTGGGTGGTGGTGGATGTAGGCGGGGCCCATGCTCACCTGGCCCCCCATATTCCGGGCTCCCTGCGAACCATGCGGAGGAGGTTGAGCAGAGATGTAGACGGTTGGAGGATTTCTGCCTCCACCGTCATCGTTATTAGCAGTAATGTAAAACTTGGGCTGGGAGCGAGAGCCGGTTGGGACCATGACGGCCTCGTCAGAAGGGGTGGTAGTAGCAGCGGTGGGCGGGCTGGCAGAGATGTAAACAGTGGGCTGGCTGCGGCTTAGGCCCGGGCCTCCGATGGACAGGGGGGTAGTGGTGGTGCCAGGGGCTGCCCcgacagaggaggaggatgacgggcaggaggaggaggtggaggagttggaGCGGGGGCTGCTGCTGGTGCGCAGTGTGGTCGTGGTGGAGTTGCTCCTCTGAGGAGATTCAAGTTTGATCTCTATCTGGTTCTTGCGCGGTCCGGTGGAGATGTTCTGGATGTTGTACTGGCTGAAGGAGGACATGCCAGAGGGCATGACCGAGGACGAGGCACCAGAGGAGGAGGCCTGACCTCCAGAGGGGGCCTGGAGGATAGAGGGGGCCTGTGGGTTGGTAGGGGAGCTGATGGGCATGTAGACATGGGAGGTCTGGTGGCCCTGTGACTGGTGCTGTGAGGTATGTGAGGAGCCGTGCTGGTGCTGCTGGCAGGAAGGGCCTGTCCGGGAGCCAGGCAGTGAGGTGGGATGGGAGATCTGATAGATCTGCTGCTGGGGCTGGGAGGTGGGGCTGTACTGGGCCCTGCCAGCCTGCTGCTGCTGGCTTTGCCGGGTCGTACCGCCGGGCTGGGTCACATAAGGCCTGATGTAGATAGAGTTACCCTGTGGACTGCTCAGTCCGGACTGTGTATGGGGCCCGCCGTGTATGTGCAAAGAGGTGGGGGTGTTGCGTCCCGTCTGGATGTTGGGGGCCAGGGTGACGGTGATGGGGTTGAAGCGGGGCGTCTGCTGGCCATGATGGCCCATGGACTGCCCTTTGCCCCCCAGCTGGTAGAGTCCCAGGTGCTGGGGCGGCTGGGGCTTGCGTTTAGGCTCCATCACGGCAAACACATTGAGGTTGGAGGGTGCCTGCACAGGGGCTGACTGGGGCTCCTGCTGGAAGAAGTCACTGTTGGGGGTCTGTCCTGTCTGGAGGGGCCCGTCACTCAGGCTGTGGGACAGAGTCCTGCTGCCGTTCATCCTCAGGCCGTCCCGTCCCGGGGCCGCATGCACATTTTGAAACTGAGACTGCAGGCCCAGGTTCAGCTGGGTCATGTGATTGCGGAGCCTGATGAAGCTGGGGTCGTCGTTGTTGCTGAGGTTGCCTCCTTCGCTGTACAAGTACCCCGGGCTCACCTGAGACAGGTACTCACAACAGGCGTCCAAATTGTTGTCGTTCTGAGGAAAAGAGAAGCTTCAAAATCAGTCATTTGTGATATATCAGTTAAATATATTTTGGTGGGTAAAACCTATGGATTGGAAAGGAGGATACCCCAGACTCACCTGCAGAACACACTGGGAAACAACACCCTCTGGAACTTCAGGGAACTTCTGGCGCAGGTCGTGCAAAACCCGGATGTCAATCTGGTGGCTTCCCTGGGCCATTCGTGTACTGCCAGGTCAGGACTGCTCTGCTCGCTCCGTTCAGCACACTGACGACGCCTCAGTGGTGGCAGCACCTCAGCCACAACTTGAGCATCTTCTGGAAAACAGACGCTTCGGTTAGTCGCCCCCAGTTGTAACTGAACAGACACACATGTAGCAGTTTCTGGGTTTCCCTACTATTCTCATACACACCCTCTCTTGGTCTACACAGAGTAAAGAGACCGTGTGTACTGTACCGGTACCAGACTGTGTTTTGAAAGTATGTTAATGACAAGGTAGGCCTATGCGTGACGCAGTgatagggaaggagggagcaCACAGCAGCCTATTCAAACTTCATACTGGTGAAAAAACACCAGTCAGACATTTTGAGGTCGCCTGTTTCGTCACGGTGGGGGGAGCTCTCAAAACAATATTTCAGAAATCCTTTTTAAAATAGGAAAGGCTTTCATTTTCACAGCCCTTCCCCTCCCCAAAATCATCTTAATAAAAGAGTAGGAAACCACCTCGGACTATTGAGGAAGCGAAAGCCTTTCCAACCGATCTTAACGTCAACATTGTCTTATTAAGGACAGAGCAGACCCAAACAGTAGCTCCCAGAACTGTAGCAATCTGCACACGATCGTCAGTTAAGTCAATGCTACAGAGGAGCTTTGAGGCAAGCAAAAAACCACCGCTTTACCTCCGACAGACCAGCGTCATTCACACTGAGCGACAGGGCCACACGGTGTGGATGATGCTGACCTTCTCAAGAGCACGGAATTGAGGGTCTTTTGACCCTGGTGAATATTTAGCCTAGATATACAGAGTCGTGGAGAATAGTGGATGTTCACGAGAATAGCACAGCGTAGCTTGGTTAATGTCTTTCGCACATGCCTACACTCTGGAGCTATTTCTAACCGCACTCAATCAAAACGTCCTCGAGCGGGAGGCTCAGAATTTGCCAATTCAAAACATTGCGCTGTAGGCCCCGAAAAAACCTGCAGAGATGAATCCAGTGTGGGTGGAGGATGAGCATTCTGGATTCTCTCAAAGTTATAGGTCCCTTGATGGTAATCCAATCCATCAGATTGGACGTCGGGCCAAATTAAATCCAGAAGCGACTTTAAAAATATTAAACACAAAGTATGACCGTCTGATAAGAGGAGTGAGACATTGCAGCTTTGAGGCACATTACTCCTGTTGTGCCAAGGAAATGACATAGCAAGTAGCAGTGCTAACTTATCTGAGCTGGGAGCATGTGTAATGTCATAACTGAGGAGATGTCAATCTGGATGACAAAACATCCCACCAGAACTGATGATAACAGTGGGAGGAGTCACAGGGCTACTGTCAGAAGAGGGAGCCAGCAGCAACAGGGCTCTGGAACAGCCTGAGACTGACTCAAACGAGACCGGCTGGGATAACATCTGAAAACTGGCAGGATATTGACTTGGATGATACAATGAAACAACTAGCCCGATCGTGACACACTATTGCAATGTGTCCTCACATGAGAAAAACGTGTAAATCATGTTTCAGAGAGTGAGACACAGAACAACAAAGGCTgggtacatcattttctttcagCCCAGGCACTCAAACTGTCAGTCAATGCCTTCTTTTGCCCTTTGCAATACAAGGAAATGGAAGGTTTTGCAATCACACCAACCAGACTGAAGAATTCATTTCACTGCATAAAAAGATGAGCAAAGGAGTAAGCAGGAAGGAGAGGCTCTCTCTGCAAATACAAACTAGAGGAATATAAGTTTGCCATATCACAGATGACATGTTTGGAGAAAACGTAACCGCCTCCAGCTAATAAGGTCTATGGAAAACAAGGCTTTGATGTTTCAATCACCGAGCCAAAGCTGGGGCTCCTCAACACTACTAACACAAATCTACCTAGTGTGATTTAAAAACAGGAGCATAGGTCAGCCCAAAGGGCATAGTGGTGAACTCTTATGATCCACCATTCAGGCTCTTTTCGTAGGCTGGGCTGCAGGACTAGTCTGTCTGTGGGAAAGGAAATTCACTACTTGGCAACTGACCCAACTACAGGTCAACATTGTGGTTAGAGTTTTTTTCCAGCcttcaaaaaacaaaaaaaggtcCACACTTCCTTATTGCACATAATTACAGCCCAAAAAGAAAAGGCCCTGGTTTGGCTCAGCTTCACAGCCACTCCTGGgcctgtggagggagggagcaaagggggggggggggtggtcatAGGTCCTGAGAGGAGAACTATGGAACCAGGGAGATAAATAAACAAAGCTCCCATTGCAGAGCTGTTATTCCCAGTGCCAGAGCACTGACCCGCAGCTCCAGGCTAATTTCTGGAGGTAACAGCCCCTGCCACGCTCTTGTCAATGGACTCATTCACTCAGTATGAGTGGGTGCACCATAAAAATGTCCGCTTCAATTAGAGAACAAATGTCATGGGTCTTAACGATCAATGCACAGGAGCCTTAAGTGGAGAGATTGTAACTGGACACAGTGCTGTCGCAGCATTCctgacatttttatttatttatttgacctttatttaactaggcaagtcagttaagaacaaattcttattttcaatgacggcctaggaacagtgggttaactgcctgttcaggggcagaacgacagatttgtaccttgtcagctcggggatttgaaattgcaaccttccggttactagtccaacgctctaaccactaggctaccctgccaccccacatTAAAAAGTCATGGCAACTAATATATATTCTAAACAAACAAGTTATAGCCTACTTCATCTATGTCATTTTATGTTCATATGGAGATGATGAATGCAACTTTGTTACAACCTGAGGTGTGTTACTTTCCTGATCTGGTGTGTAGCTGCAGTAGGTAAAGTTCACAGCTTCTATAAATGAGAACCTGGAGGGTTGTAGGTCCAAGGTAACCCTATTTGTGGGGATCAGATATCATGATATATGGCCAGCACATTTTACTCTGATTGATAGAAAATAGAGGCCCACTACGCAGCCAGCCAGCCTTTCCCTCCATCAGTGCCCCGTGCCTAACACACCTTTCAACACGGCCAGTCCCCTAGATTAAACCAGCTGGTACATCTTCTGGTTTATGCCATCGACACGCCAAGGCCATTACCACGGTGAAAATCCCTATAAATCCCACAGTCTTCAATCAGAGCAGTCCTCTGCAGCGTCAGGCACCAGGCAGCAACACGGCTTGGAATGTCTAACTACCTCGCAGTCCAGCGAAATTTAAACAAATAAAGGGACTAATTGGCAGTGGACGCTCTGAGGCCTGCTGGCAGGGGCCCCAGTACTCCAGTGTGGCCacgtggtacacacacacacacgcacgctacCGTGCAAACACACATCTGCTGTGGGTCAAGGTACGACGACCGAATCATTCACTTCAATATTTGGGGCCAAGCACAATTGTGAACAAAGGAGTGTTGTCAAATCCTCAAAATCTGTGCTACACCTGAGAGCTTCAAGGCCTCATTCAACAACCCAACATTTCTAACTATCCAAGGAATATTTGAACATTGGAGTGAGTACAAGAAATCCTATTccaaatacactgagtatacaaaacatcaggaactctttccatgacatagactgaccaggtgaacccaggtgaaagctatgatcctttattgatgccccctgttaaatccacttcagtgtactgtagatgaaggggaggagacagtttaaagaaggattttcaagacaattgagacattgattgtgtatgtgtgccattcagagaagGCACAAAATATTTAAACTGGGTatggtaggtgccaggcacactggtttgagtgtgtcaagaactgcaaagctgctggggttttcacgctcaacagtttc is a genomic window containing:
- the tab2 gene encoding TGF-beta-activated kinase 1 and MAP3K7-binding protein 2 isoform X3; translation: MAQGSHQIDIRVLHDLRQKFPEVPEGVVSQCVLQNDNNLDACCEYLSQVSPGYLYSEGGNLSNNDDPSFIRLRNHMTQLNLGLQSQFQNVHAAPGRDGLRMNGSRTLSHSLSDGPLQTGQTPNSDFFQQEPQSAPVQAPSNLNVFAVMEPKRKPQPPQHLGLYQLGGKGQSMGHHGQQTPRFNPITVTLAPNIQTGRNTPTSLHIHGGPHTQSGLSSPQGNSIYIRPYVTQPGGTTRQSQQQQAGRAQYSPTSQPQQQIYQISHPTSLPGSRTGPSCQQHQHGSSHTSQHQSQGHQTSHVYMPISSPTNPQAPSILQAPSGGQASSSGASSSVMPSGMSSFSQYNIQNISTGPRKNQIEIKLESPQRSNSTTTTLRTSSSPRSNSSTSSSCPSSSSSVGAAPGTTTTPLSIGGPGLSRSQPTVYISASPPTAATTTPSDEAVMVPTGSRSQPKFYITANNDDGGGRNPPTVYISAQPPPHGSQGARNMGGQVSMGPAYIHHHPPKSRASMGGAGTATSPRVVVTQPNTKYTFKITVSPNKPPAVSPGVVSPTFEATNLLSLPSDHHFVEPEPHHLSDPLSAYRERPSEPRRLSMGSDDAAYTQALLVHQKARMDRLWHELELKKRTLEKLKEEVNEMENDLTRRRLERSNSQSQIPSIEEMQQLRCKNRILQIDIDLLTKEIDLQTRGPVPPKPKGTLRVEPEGQGTDGRIFNVTSTLTMEPSSAPPPPPAALPLESDQEEDEGTQWSCTACTFLNHPALNRCEQCEFPRHF
- the tab2 gene encoding TGF-beta-activated kinase 1 and MAP3K7-binding protein 2 isoform X1, giving the protein MAQGSHQIDIRVLHDLRQKFPEVPEGVVSQCVLQNDNNLDACCEYLSQVSPGYLYSEGGNLSNNDDPSFIRLRNHMTQLNLGLQSQFQNVHAAPGRDGLRMNGSRTLSHSLSDGPLQTGQTPNSDFFQQEPQSAPVQAPSNLNVFAVMEPKRKPQPPQHLGLYQLGGKGQSMGHHGQQTPRFNPITVTLAPNIQTGRNTPTSLHIHGGPHTQSGLSSPQGNSIYIRPYVTQPGGTTRQSQQQQAGRAQYSPTSQPQQQIYQISHPTSLPGSRTGPSCQQHQHGSSHTSQHQSQGHQTSHVYMPISSPTNPQAPSILQAPSGGQASSSGASSSVMPSGMSSFSQYNIQNISTGPRKNQIEIKLESPQRSNSTTTTLRTSSSPRSNSSTSSSCPSSSSSVGAAPGTTTTPLSIGGPGLSRSQPTVYISASPPTAATTTPSDEAVMVPTGSRSQPKFYITANNDDGGGRNPPTVYISAQPPPHGSQGARNMGGQVSMGPAYIHHHPPKSRASMGGAGTATSPRVVVTQPNTKYTFKITVSPNKPPAVSPGVVSPTFEATNLLSLPSDHHFVEPEPHHLSDPLSAYRERPSEPRRLSMGSDDAAYTQALLVHQKARMDRLWHELELKKRTLEKLKEEVNEMENDLTRRRLERSNSQSQIPSIEEMQQLRCKNRILQIDIDLLTKEIDLQTRGPHFNPSAIHNFYDNIGFLGPVPPKPKGTLRVEPEGQGTDGRIFNVTSTLTMEPSSAPPPPPAALPLESDQEEDEGTQWSCTACTFLNHPALNRCEQCEFPRHF
- the tab2 gene encoding TGF-beta-activated kinase 1 and MAP3K7-binding protein 2 isoform X4 — protein: MAQGSHQIDIRVLHDLRQKFPEVPEGVVSQCVLQNDNNLDACCEYLSQVSPGYLYSEGGNLSNNDDPSFIRLRNHMTQLNLGLQSQFQNVHAAPGRDGLRMNGSRTLSHSLSDGPLQTGQTPNSDFFQQEPQSAPVQAPSNLNVFAVMEPKRKPQPPQHLGLYQLGGKGQSMGHHGQQTPRFNPITVTLAPNIQTGRNTPTSLHIHGGPHTQSGLSSPQGNSIYIRPYVTQPGGTTRQSQQQQAGRAQYSPTSQPQQQIYQISHPTSLPGSRTGPSCQQHQHGSSHTSQHQSQGHQTSHVYMPISSPTNPQAPSILQAPSGGQASSSGASSSVMPSGMSSFSQYNIQNISTGPRKNQIEIKLESPQRSNSTTTTLRTSSSPRSNSSTSSSCPSSSSSVGAAPGTTTTPLSIGGPGLSRSQPTVYISASPPTAATTTPSDEAVMVPTGSRSQPKFYITANNDDGGGRNPPTVYISAQPPPHGSQGARNMGGQVSMGPAYIHHHPPKSRASMGGAGTATSPRVVVTQPNTKYTFKITVSPNKPPAVSPGVVSPTFEATNLLSLPSDHHFVEPEPHHLSDPLSAYRERPSEPRRLSMGSDDAAYTQALLVHQKARMDRLWHELELKKRTLEKLKEEVNEMENDLTRRRLERSNSQSQIPSIEEMQQLRCKNRILQIDIDLLTKEIDLQTRGPVPPKPKEPEGQGTDGRIFNVTSTLTMEPSSAPPPPPAALPLESDQEEDEGTQWSCTACTFLNHPALNRCEQCEFPRHF
- the tab2 gene encoding TGF-beta-activated kinase 1 and MAP3K7-binding protein 2 isoform X2, encoding MAQGSHQIDIRVLHDLRQKFPEVPEGVVSQCVLQNDNNLDACCEYLSQVSPGYLYSEGGNLSNNDDPSFIRLRNHMTQLNLGLQSQFQNVHAAPGRDGLRMNGSRTLSHSLSDGPLQTGQTPNSDFFQQEPQSAPVQAPSNLNVFAVMEPKRKPQPPQHLGLYQLGGKGQSMGHHGQQTPRFNPITVTLAPNIQTGRNTPTSLHIHGGPHTQSGLSSPQGNSIYIRPYVTQPGGTTRQSQQQQAGRAQYSPTSQPQQQIYQISHPTSLPGSRTGPSCQQHQHGSSHTSQHQSQGHQTSHVYMPISSPTNPQAPSILQAPSGGQASSSGASSSVMPSGMSSFSQYNIQNISTGPRKNQIEIKLESPQRSNSTTTTLRTSSSPRSNSSTSSSCPSSSSSVGAAPGTTTTPLSIGGPGLSRSQPTVYISASPPTAATTTPSDEAVMVPTGSRSQPKFYITANNDDGGGRNPPTVYISAQPPPHGSQGARNMGGQVSMGPAYIHHHPPKSRASMGGAGTATSPRVVVTQPNTKYTFKITVSPNKPPAVSPGVVSPTFEATNLLSLPSDHHFVEPEPHHLSDPLSAYRERPSEPRRLSMGSDDAAYTQALLVHQKARMDRLWHELELKKRTLEKLKEEVNEMENDLTRRRLERSNSQSQIPSIEEMQQLRCKNRILQIDIDLLTKEIDLQTRGPHFNPSAIHNFYDNIGFLGPVPPKPKEPEGQGTDGRIFNVTSTLTMEPSSAPPPPPAALPLESDQEEDEGTQWSCTACTFLNHPALNRCEQCEFPRHF
- the tab2 gene encoding TGF-beta-activated kinase 1 and MAP3K7-binding protein 2 isoform X5, which codes for MAQGSHQIDIRVLHDLRQKFPEVPEGVVSQCVLQNDNNLDACCEYLSQVSPGYLYSEGGNLSNNDDPSFIRLRNHMTQLNLGLQSQFQNVHAAPGRDGLRMNGSRTLSHSLSDGPLQTGQTPNSDFFQQEPQSAPVQAPSNLNVFAVMEPKRKPQPPQHLGLYQLGGKGQSMGHHGQQTPRFNPITVTLAPNIQTGRNTPTSLHIHGGPHTQSGLSSPQGNSIYIRPYVTQPGGTTRQSQQQQAGRAQYSPTSQPQQQIYQISHPTSLPGSRTGPSCQQHQHGSSHTSQHQSQGHQTSHVYMPISSPTNPQAPSILQAPSGGQASSSGASSSVMPSGMSSFSQYNIQNISTGPRKNQIEIKLESPQRSNSTTTTLRTSSSPRSNSSTSSSCPSSSSSVGAAPGTTTTPLSIGGPGLSRSQPTVYISASPPTAATTTPSDEAVMVPTGSRSQPKFYITANNDDGGGRNPPTVYISAQPPPHGSQGARNMGGQVSMGPAYIHHHPPKSRASMGGAGTATSPRVVVTQPNTKYTFKITVSPNKPPAVSPGVVSPTFEATNLLSLPSDHHFVEPEPHHLSDPLSAYRERPSEPRRLSMGSDDAAYTQALLVHQKARMDRLWHELELKKRTLEKLKEEVNEMENDLTRRRLERSNSQSQIPSIEEMQQLRCKNRILQIDIDLLTKEIDLQTREPEGQGTDGRIFNVTSTLTMEPSSAPPPPPAALPLESDQEEDEGTQWSCTACTFLNHPALNRCEQCEFPRHF